A genomic stretch from Seriola aureovittata isolate HTS-2021-v1 ecotype China chromosome 13, ASM2101889v1, whole genome shotgun sequence includes:
- the wdr25 gene encoding WD repeat-containing protein 25: MKMSSLVAYEDSESEDEFLDQTKEGTSASVQTGSYEQNQEVVVCNNSDVPAKLRSFTHDHEGTVLEYHGNISESTISSIQPRSQPQNFFDLSRIAQHKHFRDTTAPPSLPATRGKMSPQHILPHVPQSFGDGMNSAKRQYTVPSCVRPYIPKRQKLATSVETVDPKYPAEQVTGNKTRESQILSDVSAIVKPYLALKPDTAGIPRRLLMSLGGHQGPVNTVQWCPVPHLSHLLLSASMDKTFKVWDGAESGRCLRVYTCHSGAVRDACWTPCGRHLLTGSFDNKAVITDVETGEQIVKLDNQFKVMSVALHPNNPDVFLCGGYSSVVKAWDSRSSKMVKVYKAGIQQTLDILFLRGGMDFITSSDCVSRDSADRTLIAWDYQTTAKVSNQIYHERYTCPSLALHPVEESFVAQTNGNYMAVFSSQQPYRMNKRRRYEGHKVEGYAVQCEFSLDGSILASGSATGSAHFYDYHNARLLHTLQAHSQPCLCVSQHPVLPATVATCDWAGEIKVWH; encoded by the exons ATGAAGATGTCTTCATTAGTGGCCTATGAGGATTCAGAGTCAGAGGATGAATTTCTGGATCAAACGAAGGAGGGAACATCAGCTTCTGTCCAAACTGGATCTTATGAACAAAACCAAGAAGTTGTGGTGTGTAATAACTCAGATGTACCAGCCAAGCTTCGAAGTTTTACCCATGACCATGAGGGGACGGTGTTGGAATACCATGGGAATATCTCAGAAAGTACCATTTCCTCAATACAACCCCGTTCACAGCCACAGAACTTTTTTGACCTGAGCAGGATAGCACAACATAAGCATTTCAGAGATACTACAGCTCCTCCAAGTTTACCTGCAACTCGGGGGAAGATGTCACCACAGCACATTCTTCCTCACGTGCCACAAAGCTTTGGTGATGGGATGAACTCAGCAAAAAGACAGTACACTGTCCCATCATGTGTCAGACCATACATTCCCAAGAGACAGAAACTTGCCACTTCAGTGGAGACAGTGGACCCAAAGTATCCAGCAGAGCAAGTCACAGGGAATAAGACCAGGGAAAGCCAAATTCTCTCAGATGTGTCAGCGATAGTGAAGCCGTATCTTGCTCTCAAGCCCGACACAGCAGGGATACCAAGGAGGCTTCTGATGAGCCTGGGAGGCCACCAGGGCCCAGTCAACACAGTGCAATGGTGTCCTGTGCCTCATCTCAGtcacctgctgctgtctgcctcCATGGACAAGACTTTCAAG GTGTGGGATGGAGCAGAGAGTGGGCGATGCCTCAGGGTTTACACCTGCCATTCAGGAGCTGTGCGTGATGCCTGTTGGACCCCCTGCGGGCGACACCTTCTCACTGGCTCATTTGACAACAAGGCTGTGATCACAGACGTGGAAACAG GGGAGCAGATAGTGAAATTGGACAACCAGTTCAAGGTGATGTCTGTGGCCCTGCATCCGAACAACCCAGATGTATTCCTGTGTGGAGGTTATAGTTCAGTGGTCAAGGCCTGGGACTCTCGCAGCAGCAAG atgGTGAAAGTATACAAAGCAGGGATCCAGCAGACCTTGGACATCCTGTTTCTGAGAGGTGGTATGGACTTTATAACAAGCTCTGACTGTGTGAGCAGAGACTCTGCAGACCGCACCCTCATCGCCTGGGACTACCAGACCACAGCCAAAGTCTCCAATCAGATCTACCAT GAGAGATACACGTGCCCGAGCCTGGCTCTCCACCCGGTGGAGGAGTCCTTTGTCGCCCAGACCAATGGGAACTACATGGCAGTGTTCTCCTCCCAGCAGCCCTATAGAATGAACAAGAGGCGGCGATATGAAGGACACAAG gtGGAGGGATATGCGGTGCAGTGTGAGTTTTCTCTGGATGGATCTATCCTGGCCTCAGGGAGCGCCACAGGCTCCGCTCACTTCTACGACTACCACAACGCTCGGCTGCTGCACACTCTCCAAGCCCACAGCCAgccctgtctctgtgtgtctcagcatCCTGTCCTGCCTGCGACTGTGGCAACCTGCGACTGGGCCGGTGAGATCAAGGTCTGGCACTGA